CGTTTCTTTATAAATGTTACTGGCAGAAATGGTGTCACGGATATTACTCATCTTTTTCGGGTTTGGTTTGATTCATTTCGAGCTGGCATTTCTTGTATAATTTCATTAAATTGAGTCGCCATACTAAGGGAACAAACTACGACTGCACTTGTTTTCAAGGATGTTGCCATGCAATTTTTATTAATCTATATTTTCACGTTCTTTTTCACGCTAGCGTTGCGTCATCTTTCCGCAAATGAAGTGGCTGGCGGCCAACGATCCATTAATGTTATCGAGAACATGAAGAATTTATTCAACGACCAAATGTAATACATGCGTATGCTTTTTCCATCTCCTGCTACAGAGAGTTTTAGAGATTATTTGCTAGCACTCTTAGTCCTTTGCAACTTCTACATGAATGTTTCGCAAGTTGGCCGGGCACGAGGAGCCCAAAAGCGTCTGCCGCTGGATCGCAGAGCCCTCCTTTTTCGATGGGGGCTTGCCTTCCATAGCGTGCTGGCGAGTGCTGCTCTTGCTGTTTCAATTTTATTCCGTGAAAGGGAGTGCTTTATCTGGCTATTGACGACGGGTCTGCTGTGGAGCATGGAATCCAGCCTGCTTGCCCTTAATCTCCTTGGAGAGAAAAGAGGCGTCTTTCTACAGCTGTGTCCTTCCATTTTGGTGGCTTTCATCGAGTGTTACCTACGGAGCCAGTAGCTCCGTTCGGCCGCTGGAGGATTGCCGCAATGGTCATTGAATAGACGCCCTTCTTCTCAAAGGAACAGGTATGGTTTGATTCCGCTGCATAAAGCGGCTCCTTCTTCGCTGTTTGAGACGTTCTTTCAGGAGGGTAGGAAACCACAAATGTGAGCGATTGCTCGATACCACAGCCTATGATATTTGGATATTGCGAAGCCCTTTGACAACTAATTCGGAGCGCAGGTGTTCTTGAAGAAAAAGATCATGATCAAACAAGAAACAGGGATGCCCCAGAATATAGTTGCCTTCCGCGCTTGGGGCGAAGTGACAGCACAGGATTTTAAAGAAGTCGTCTTACCAGCCATAGCAGATCTAGTGAGCAAGATTGATGAAATTAATTTTATTTTAATTTTAGACACCTCCCCCGCAGATTTCACTATTGGAGCCTGGCTGCAGGATGCTTGGGCAGGGATTCGTGATTTGACAAAGTGGAACCGTGCTGCGATCGTAACCGGGAATGAGATGGTAGAAAAAATAACGCCTGTTTTTTCGGCGCTCATGATTGGGACTTTCAAAACGTATTCCCATACGCAGATGAATGAAGCCATCAACTGGGTGAGCAGTGGGACATCATGAGAAAATTGCGGGGCCAGCTGATGTTTGCCCTCCAGCTTCTAGCGAGTTAGTTTAAAGCGTGGCTTTGACTAGCTTTTTAAGATGCGATCCTTTTTTTAAAGGTCCCTCTACTCGGCGCACAACCCCGCCAAAGCAGGGCGAGCATTTAAGCAATAAGGCATGACGTTCCATATACCGCGCGATAGCAACATCATATATTACTATTCACTTTTTTTGTTTTTCCGATAAGACTCCTGCCTCAGCAAAGCGTAAAGGTATGGGCTGAGCTGACCTGGTTATGTCTCGGACGGAGATGGATGTTTAAAGAGAATAAACACGTCCGCGAAGGAATATAAACGGAGATCGCAACAACACATGATGGATAAAGCGAAATAATTGATTAAATTGTACCAAAACCTAAAAAATGGATACGCAGCCAATCCCTCCGCTTACGGACAACACCCATTTCCTGATGTTTTCTTTCGATTTGGACAGTGGACGCATTACCGATACAAATCAGCTATTCCGCCAGCGATTCAAGTTTTTGTCCATAAAGGGCACGTTTGAAGATTTTCTTAAGCATTTACATGCCCAAGACCGTGATCGGCTACTGTCTTTGTTACCGTTTAGCGAACATAAGGCAATCCAAGGGCTTATCCTGCGATTTTTCCTCGGCGAGGACATTCGTCATCTAAAGTGCAACTTCTACCCAATCAAGCAGGGGGGACAGGTATTCGCATTAATTGAAGACATTACCCAAAACGTGGAGTACAACGATAATTTATTAAAACATAATGCGAAAAAGAATGCGATTCTTACCATATTGAGTCACGATGTGGCTGGTGCGCTATCGACTGCCGTCAATTTGATAGACCTTGCACAACGCAAGGCTCAGCTAGGGGAGGTGCAAATGGTACAGGAGGCGCTTACAGCGGCGAAAGACATCTGCAAAAGCAATATTTCGATGATTCGTACATTTTTGAAGAAGGAGTTCCTCGCGACCCTGAGCGTGCCTTTGAATACAGATCGCCACGATATCGTGCATAGCCTGCGGAACCTGAGCGATCAATATAAGGTTATGCAAAGCGAGTTGGGCATCGAAGTTTTGTTCCGGTCCAATAAAGAACATATATATATGGAGACTGACCGCGACAAGCTCATCCAGGTATTCAATAATTTGATTTCTAATGCCCTCAAGTTTACGCCCAAAGGGGGCACGGTAACGCTCTGCGCTACAGAAAAGGAGACTGTAATCGAGCTATCGGTACAAGACAACGGAATTGGGATTCCCGACCATCTGAAAGAGGATATTTTTACCAAATTTAGTCTGGCAAAACGAGAAGCTTTAAACGGAGAAGATTCCCATGGGATAGGACTATGGGTAATCAAAATTATGGTAGAGTGGTTAGGAGGTAACATCCATTTCGAAAGCCAGGAAAACAAGGGCACGAATTTTTTGGTCACCTTTTTTAAGGGTACAAGCAAAGTGGGGGATAAATTGACGTAGCTACCTTTTCATTACCCTGTTCTTAAGCAAGGAACGGCTTTCCCCGGGGCTAGCGCTGCTGATCGCTCGCTACCTCAGATTTCAGCTGAATGGTTTGGGTCAATTTGTAGTGCCAGCTGAACTATCTGTCCTAGTAGCTGTTCTTTATAGTGATGATTGAAAGAAAAGGTCACTTCCTTTATCAGGTACCTGGCAGAACAGTGCTGCTGGTCGCTGCTTTCGTGCTGACCATCGTGGTACTCGGCCTCTCGCTGCGCCCTGTTTTAGAGCGCACACTGACGAGAAAATTGCAGGAAAGTGCACAGGGCAAATTCAACCTAACGCTCGAAGGTGCCCGACTGGAACTCTTTCCTCTTCGCCTGCACATAGAACATCTACGTGCATCTTCCGACAGCGCTGTAGCCCTGCGGGAAAAGGACGCGTTTCAGCCCTGGGAGTTTCAGGCAGAAGGGGTGTCGATCAACGGGCTTTCGGTATGGCCTGCCGTTTTCAGCAAAAAGATTTCGATCAAAACTATAACGATCGATACCCTTATGCTTGATATTTCCAGGACTTCTAGCGATGGGAATAGTGAGTCGGGCTACCAGAAGATCTTGGTGTCAGTTCGCCAGAAGATAAATTCCCTAGCGGTAGATGAGTTTTCGATAGCTTCTTTGAACCTTTCTTATAAAAATGCTGCAC
The DNA window shown above is from Sphingobacterium hotanense and carries:
- a CDS encoding SpoIIAA family protein, producing the protein MIKQETGMPQNIVAFRAWGEVTAQDFKEVVLPAIADLVSKIDEINFILILDTSPADFTIGAWLQDAWAGIRDLTKWNRAAIVTGNEMVEKITPVFSALMIGTFKTYSHTQMNEAINWVSSGTS
- a CDS encoding sensor histidine kinase, producing MDTQPIPPLTDNTHFLMFSFDLDSGRITDTNQLFRQRFKFLSIKGTFEDFLKHLHAQDRDRLLSLLPFSEHKAIQGLILRFFLGEDIRHLKCNFYPIKQGGQVFALIEDITQNVEYNDNLLKHNAKKNAILTILSHDVAGALSTAVNLIDLAQRKAQLGEVQMVQEALTAAKDICKSNISMIRTFLKKEFLATLSVPLNTDRHDIVHSLRNLSDQYKVMQSELGIEVLFRSNKEHIYMETDRDKLIQVFNNLISNALKFTPKGGTVTLCATEKETVIELSVQDNGIGIPDHLKEDIFTKFSLAKREALNGEDSHGIGLWVIKIMVEWLGGNIHFESQENKGTNFLVTFFKGTSKVGDKLT